The sequence below is a genomic window from Candidatus Palauibacter australiensis.
GACGCCATCGAGGGCGAACCGGAGGGAGATGATTCCCCGGCTTGACCGAACGCTTCGTCCCGTTGCCGCCACCAAGGGCCAGTGGAATCCAGTTCTTCCCGGCGGAAAAAATGGTGGGAGAAATACCATCGATGCGCCAGTAAATGTTTTATGGAACATGGTTTACGAAAATCTCCCGAGCAGTCCGCGGGAACGTCTTCAGGGGGCTTTTACAGGCTCATTGTAGCGGATGTCGGGGCGGCTCACCGAGCTGGACGGGCGGCTCGCAGTCCGCCATACTGTATTTGATCTGAATAACGTATGGGAGAGGTAATGCACCGCACTCAGGACACATACGCGTTGAGTCACTTTCGGCAGCGGACGAGCGAACACCTGGAGCGGATCCGGGACGGGCGCGTCGAGACCATCACGCAGAACGGCGAGGCCGCGATGGTCGTGATGAGTCCGGAGCGCTACGACTTCCTGATCCATTCGGCCGAACGGGGCCACCTGTGGCGCGAGGCGCTCCGGGCATACAAGGCCGGAGACCGAGGCGTCCCCGCCAAGGAAGCCATCGAAACACTGGCCACTGAAATCGACGTAGGCTTTTGACCGCCGCCCGCATCGTGACCATCATCGACGTCGTACACACCGCCCGCCAGACCGAACGCGACCGGTACGAAGACAGCCAAGCCGAGTAGGCGAAACTCGGGGCTTTCGTAGGTCAGGCGTGGGCCGCCGACTGCAGGCGGTCGATGATGGTCAACACCTCGTCGATCCGACCGGCTGCGATGAGATCAACCGGGCGCTTCCCGTCCATGTCGCGGTGGGGACTGAACAACCAGAGCCGGGCTTCGTCGGGCTCGTACACCTGGCCGAGTTGATCCGCGAGCCATTCGAGACGCAGGAGCCGGGCAAGGCTGTTCGGGCGCGGCGCGGATCGGCCGGTTCGCCAGCGTGATACGGTCTGCGGTGTGGTCTCCAACAGTTGCGCGACCTCGCGCGCGGAGATACCTCCGGCTTGCTTGATGCTGTCGAGCCTTCGACCTACGGCCGTTTCCACGAATCCCCCTGTGTTGCCGCTTGTTCGTCGGTCGCTACGCGCATGAACATTGTGGGTTCCGGTCTCCATCTCGATGTCTGGAGCTAAGGAAGCCAGCGGAGGGTGGCGGTGAGGGTGTGGTGGCGGAGGTCGGCGATGGTCGGGTTGATGGTGATCCGCCGGAGTTGGCGGCTTCCGTCCTCACCGTAGCGGACCACCTCGACGTCGCCGACGGACGTGCCGATGCGTCCGGCGTCCGTGTAGCGGTATCCGAAATCCAGCAGCAGGTCGCCGCCCAGGGGGACGGTCAGGCCGGCGGCGAGCATCCATGTGAAACCGTAGCCCGTGCCCTCGGGCAGAGACGTGGAAGGCACCTCGCCGCCAGGTCCCCTGCGGAGGCGGCCGGAGGAATCGTCGGGGTTGGGGAACCGTTGGACGTAGTCGGAGAGATGATACCGGTTCACGCCCAGTCCCCCGCCCGCCCACAGGCGCCCGCCGCCCAGCGCCCCGAACTCATGGAACCCGGACAGCAGCAGTCGGCGGGCCGTCATGCGCGCCTCGGTCGGCTGCTCCGCGCCGGCGCCCGCGTAGTTCGATCGGCCCTCGTACGTGAAACGGCCGGTGAGCGCCAACTCCACCTGCGCGCGAAACGCCCCGAGCCGGTAGCCCGCCGCGAGGCCGTACTCCAGCCCGGCCCCGAGCGTGCCGGTGTCGGACTGATCGTCGCCGTAGAGCGCCGCTTCGCCCGCGTCGTCGCCGTCGACGAAGCGGACATCGGCCGGGAGGACCGCGGCGACCCCGACGCTGAGGAAGATCGGGCCGGGACCGGCGGGCGCCTGCGCGGCGACGGCGGACGG
It includes:
- a CDS encoding type II toxin-antitoxin system Phd/YefM family antitoxin; this encodes MSHFRQRTSEHLERIRDGRVETITQNGEAAMVVMSPERYDFLIHSAERGHLWREALRAYKAGDRGVPAKEAIETLATEIDVGF
- a CDS encoding helix-turn-helix domain-containing protein, with amino-acid sequence METAVGRRLDSIKQAGGISAREVAQLLETTPQTVSRWRTGRSAPRPNSLARLLRLEWLADQLGQVYEPDEARLWLFSPHRDMDGKRPVDLIAAGRIDEVLTIIDRLQSAAHA